In the Euphorbia lathyris chromosome 5, ddEupLath1.1, whole genome shotgun sequence genome, one interval contains:
- the LOC136230083 gene encoding uncharacterized protein, with protein MASSAIVDRLLCSISPCHSPKSYKNQTLVLIPNPHLLSSTSFLKFNRNQPLPPKLQVRKLARRSSRSFPVIFAAQSRFFKVIQTAWKVGKDGIEAGTSMVPDSVPRPVARISVTAVALAISLFLFKSILSTVFFALATMGFVYFVFIALNKDQGPKGGGGSGGSSSSEDPLEEARRIMEKYK; from the exons ATGGCTTCATCAGCCATTGTTGATAGGTTATTATGCTCAATATCACCATGCCATTCGCCCAAATCTTACAAAAATCAAACGTTGGTTCTCATCCCCAATCCTCACCTTCTTTCGTCCACTTCTTTTTTAAAATTCAACAGGAACCAACCTCTGCCTCCAAAATTGCAAGTTCGAAAGCTTGCCAGACGCAGTTCTAGGTCATTTCCCGTTATCTTCGCTGCGCAATCTAGGTTCTTCAAAG TTATTCAAACAGCATGGAAGGTCGGAAAGGATGGTATTGAGGCAGGAACTAGTATGGTGCCT GACTCTGTACCAAGACCAGTTGCGAGGATATCAGTAACAGCCGTTGCGCTAGCCATCTCACTCTTTCTATTCAAGTCAATTCTATCCACGGTTTTCTTTGCATTG GCTACGATGGGATTCGTATATTTCGTGTTCATTGCCTTGAACAAAGATCAAGGGCCAAAAGGCGGTGGAGGTTCTGGAGGGTCAAGTTCTTCAGAAGACCCTTTAGAGGAAGCAAGAAGAATAATGGAGAAGTACAAGTAA